GCCTCATACTCAGCTTCTCAGCCAGAAATTCAGGTTCTTGCCACCCTGGCAGAGCACCTGATGATCAAGTCAGATTTGCCAATGGTGGTTTCACCTTTCTGAACACATGAGAAAAATTCAAACAACGAGCAATGTTTTTCTTATTCAGCACACTAACGTCTTTCACGTCTTTCAGTCCCAGAATGAAGTGTCCAGTTTCCTCCTTGGTCCTTCTTGGGATCAGCAGCTCCAAACCATGTCTGTCCAAGCTTCAATCTAACCAGGAAcccagccagcactgcagccTAGGTCAGCTTGTACTGTCACTCATGACACACATATTTGCATAGGAGTGATGACAGAATCAAATCTGACAAAAGTCGTATCAGAAATCTTGGCAAGGAGAAGTAGGTGCCAAACATAATTTTGGGAACATATAGGGAAGGCATGAACAACCCTAACCTGGTGCGGTAACATCCTTCTGGGCAGCCACCAGCAGCGAGCCGGTGCTGGAGCTGCTAACAGCTGACTGCAAAGCTCGAGATCAGAAATACACAGCCAAGTGATGCCAGCCTGGGGGGTCAGAGCACAACTCACACAACCCAGCCACGTTTCTCAAGGTTTGAGCTCCTGGACTGTCTGTAAAAATCATGGTATTGTTATTTTCATTTAGCGAGAGCAAGCTTCCAGCACTTGTGGCGAAAAGACTCGAGAACATTTCAGGAGTTCCAGCTGTGACTGAGCCAAACAGTACAGCAGAAGAGCTTCTCCAATGGCGGTAGGGAAAAGCCTTCGGAGTTCTAAGGCAATTTATCACTTTACAGCGTGCACCTCACTTTTTTCATCACTGTGGACTACGCTTTTGTGcgtacaagctttttttttttttggacagcaAGCGGCGGAGGCAAGCTTCCCGCCACAGCAAGGGCAACGCTGTTGCAGGGGAGCGGACACCCCGGGGCCTGGGGCCCGGCAGCGCGGCCAGAGCACCGGGAGGAGGCCCGGCCGCAGGGCTGAAGCGAAGGCGCCGCGCCGCGCGCAGCACCCGCCCCGCTCCCGTCacgtccccgctccccgccgcgcgcTCGACGTCCCGCGGCCGCTCCGATTGGCCGCTTCTTTTACCGCGTGACGCGGTGCCGGGCGGCGATTGGCCGCAGCGCTGCGAGGGGCTGGAGGCGGGAGCGCTCTCCcgcggaggcgggggggaggaagagtGGTGCGGTTGCCGTGGTGACCGGGCGGCCGTGCCCGGAAATGGGAAGGCGCCGGGAAGCGCCCAGGGAGCGCCGGCGGCCGGCAGGTACGTGCACGCGCGCGCGCGGACGCACGCACCCCCGCCCCCCTtcaccaccccccccctccctcgAGGCGGCCGCCGGTTGCCGGGGTGATCGCCCTCTTAAAgggcccgcggcggccgcccctcgGTGCGCGTTGCTGGCGCTGGCGGGGGCCGCGGTGCGGCCTGCGCGGGAGGGatggccgggcccggcggcggcggcggcggggacgtcGGCGGTGAGGGGACCGGGGGTCCTCGCGAGCGGCCGCCGGCGAGTGATGGCGCCTTGTGGTTCCCCCGGCAGGAGCGGGCCCGGGATGGCGGCCGGGGGCCCGGCAGGGGGGGCGCACAGCGTCTGCATGGTGTCGGACTTCTTCTACCCCAACATGGGGGGCGTGGAGAGCCACGTGTACCAGCTGTCGCAGTGCCTCATCGAGCGGGGCCACAAGGTCCTGGTGGTCACCCACGCCTACGGCCGCCGGAAGGGCGTCCGCTACCTCACCAACGGGCTGAAAGTCTACTACTTGCCCCTGAAGGTGATGTACAACCAGTCCACGGCGACGACGCTCTTCCACAGCCTGCCCCTGCTCAGGTACATATTCGTGCGGGAGAGGGTCACCGTCGTCCACGCCCACAGCTCCTTCTCCGCCATGGCCCACGACGCCCTCTTCCACGCCAAGACCATGGGGCTGCGGACGGTGTTCACGGACCACTCCCTCTTTGGGTTTGCGGATGTCAGCTCGGTGCTTACCAACAAACTGCTGACGGTGTCCCTGTGCGATACGAACCACATCATCTGTGTCTCCTACACAAGTAAGGAGAACACGGTGCTGCGAGCAGCTTTGGACCCTCGCATAGTCTCTGTCATCCCCAATGCTGTCGATCCTACCGACTTCACTCCAGACCCAACAAGGAGGGATGACAGTACAATAACAATTGTTGTGGTCAGCAGACTTGTTTACAGAAAAGGTAATGGGGGCTAAAATGTAagtttattttggttatttttttctttagcatatgGTAAGAGAGGTCTTGGTTTGGTACCACTTATGCTCTGTCTCTGGTATGGATTGGATTTTAAATGGGAGTTGTAAGGTGACGGTTCTGAACTTTTGTGTCTGTGCATTCAAGAAGAAGAAATGTACATTTCAGTTTGTGCATGTTGGGTTCAGAGGTGTATTTCTTCTGTAATATTGAAGattttgaaaattgaaatttGTAGAATGGAAGGCTTGGCTTATATTGGGGATATGATTTAGGCCCTAATCTATATattctgttaaaatgttttaactgttttttatttaatcaagCAACAGCAacttaagtgattttttttttcatatttgtctCCTAATAGATCAcaagttgtctttttttcagaattttgtgtTCAGCAGTGTAACTGTCTTCAAGagactgagactttttttttttcccttcttttgaaTAGAGTTATAGCAGTAAGCTACATCACGGTAAGTTCTAAAGTCAAATACAATAACGGCTTGCCCTAAATTTTGTACTCTTAGGTATAGATTTGCTTAGTGGTATAATTCCTGAGCTGTGTCAGAAATATCCAGAGTTACATTTCTTAGTTGGAGGAGAAGGACCAAAACGAATCGTACTGGAAGAAGTCCGGGAAAGATACCAGCTACATGACAGGTTTGTTCTGTGCATGTCTATGATCCTTCAATGTACGTTAGGGATGGGGAAGACAACAGCAACACCCtttctgcctgcccctctccccctgaaaaacccaaaccccaaaaacttGAGGCTGGAGAAGATGAGAACTATTGAAGGCAAGGCAGATAGACCAGACACTAACTGAACACTTATGGGTTGGACTATGATCCTGCAAGTTAATTCACAGAAATAGACTCTGTATGAACCTTCACTTGAGTCAGAGAAAAACTGACTTTAGACATAAATTTATCATATTTCTCTCTGAAACTGTGATGGTTGGATCACGTAATACCATAGGGCATAAGGAGTTAGACAGCTAGTTCGTGTCACTGCTGCTTGTGAGGATGACTGCTAGTAATTTACTTTATTACTGCAGTATGAAACTCTTTAGGGTAGTGCTTATCTAGCATGTGTTCTTTGGGGCTACTGTGTTaccaaaatgtttctgtgatGCATATGCATTTGCgtatttggggttttcttgctGTTCAAAGACACTTTTAGGTGGCAAGGACAAGGTTCttatttttccacttccttttctcTGTTGCCCATTCTGTACTTCAGTCAGTGTTTCCTCTGGATGGACAATAAAATTGTTAGTATCATTCTTATGTTGCCCCTTTCTGTTTCCCAGTATCTCTTCAAAATAATAGGTCCTGATCATTGTATCCtaaatactccccccccccccccccgactttgAGGTTGATCAGACCTCACACTGAAAATTCAGATAATACATCTAAACAAAGAAAGGATGACAAATCTTAATTAACTGCATGAAGCCATGTTCTCTTACAGAACTAGGAAGCTCAGTAGCAATGTTTTGAAGGCAGTTGccattaaaacaaacagagcaaCTTCTACcccaaactttattttcagaagtttcttttAGTGTGAAAATAAGAAGAAgagtcttcttttcttcattgctggaaaaatatagagaaaatggAACAAATGTGTCTGTGTTCCTTCTCTCACTATATAAGTGTGAACCATTGGTACATTTTTCAGAATATGTGTAACATTATACAGCATTACAGTCCAAATCTAGtgtttatctgatttttttttttccttatatgcaGGGTACGTCTCCTAGGAGCCTTGGAACACCAGGATGTTAGAAATGTTCTAGTCCAGGGGCACATTTTTCTCAACACTTCCCTCACTGAGGCCTTTTGTATGGCAATTGTGGAAGCAGCAAGCTGTGGtttacaggtaaaaaaaaaaaaaacctcaactaTCTAGAATGCATATATCCAATTTAAACAAAGTTCATGATTAAATAATATGTGCTTGTAGCATTTGATTTCATCTGAGGCTCTGCCTTTACAAAGGTGAGCAAATATTATCCCCATTTACAGATCACCTGGAAGCTGAGACAGGAGGGTTAACCGAAACTGCTTAAGCTCCCAGAAGAAACTTGTGCAGAATTGGGAGTAACATGTAGATCTGCTAACTTTGAGTTCTCTGAACTAACCAGACTGCCTCTCCAAAATGCTATTTTGTATGTACTCCTTTACAGAGTTTTGGGGTAGTTGATGTTCATGAAGGTTTACTTTGACAGTACTTTTAAGAGGAGTTGCAAAAAAAGGCTTATGAGCATGGGTGACTTTGGTCAGTCAGGCATATTGAATTACCAGACTAAACCATTGTACTagaactgttttcttcctgcaccaATAACTGACATTCGTTTTCTTATATTAACTGAGGAGGTATTTGCCTTACCATGCAGGGATTCAAGATAAGAgttgggaagagaaaaaacagtaaaagccCTTTCTGGCTAATTTACAACTCACACTGGCAActcaaaaaaagttaaatcagcAGCCATAAAGAAATCAGATTCTcacattaaaatataaagaagctttttttaaaatacagactgaTAAGAATATCTAATATACAAGAAGTATGGAAAATGTgaggggctttttttttatttttttttttcactccagtaTATTTTGACAGTAGTTACTACCTACTTGTGGTTGTTATTCCCGTCATCTGTTTTCCTCTCTAGAGGTGAAGGAGTTCTGCAGTTTTCTTATTGTTGCCTGCTGTTTAGAGATGATTGCATAATGTGAGTCCTAGTAGTTTCtgatttccctttaaaaataataattcagattaAAATTACTGAACTTCTAAAACAATTCTTGTAAATATTCAGTAGCCTAGAAAGCATAAAGTGAAGGTGCATGTGGTAAAACTGGCCTTTCCAAGCAGAGGTAACAGTTTTCATGAGGGACTATGGAGGAAAGTGCAATATCTGGTTACACAGATTTAGTTGTGTACTGTGACAAACACCTTTAGGAAAGATGTCTCATAAAACACTCATTAGACCAAGTCTTCTGACTTATGCTACCAAAGAATCATTCTGAACATCGTTAAAGGTAATCTGCTATGCTAGGTCTTTTGTAGGGCCTAGACCTTCAGTTTACATACAGGTAAAGTTCCCAAACCATGATATCAGTCTTTGCTTTCATGGCAACCACtcattgtatatttttttttttccctattcatTCTAAGTGCTGCATCTAAACAGTGTTATAGCAGTGTCATCactctattttattattatgcGGCATATGtgctatttcttttgtttctttcaaaggtGGTGAGTACAAGAGTTGGCGGGATTCCTGAGGTGCTTCCagaaaatctcattattttatgTGAACCCTCCGTGAAATCTTTGTGCGATGGATTAGAAAAAGCTATTGCCCAGCTCAGATCAGGAACACTACCGTCTCCAGAAACTGTTCATAATAAAGTAAAGACATTTTATACATGGAGGAATGTAGCAGAGAGAACTGAGAAAGTATGTATAACCACTTCTTTTAAATTCTCATAAAGTACACTTCTGAAACAACTGCTTCTTTGAAACACTACTATGTATATTATCTGTGTAATctttcagtgtaatttttcagTGTGTTTCCTGTCAAATGCACATGGTTtcaaaagtttcagaaaatacttccctcaccccccccccgccaaccctagataggtggggttttttctatttgcatttttttctatgcCATAACTACTGATAAATATTCTGAAGAGCAGTCTATAGATCTTTAGTTACATTTCTACtcgtatttttttttccagtcttcacaTTAAGTAACTTTTCTGGCATAGCTGGAAAACATGCTGTATAAGGTgtatgaaaaggaaaagacagagttCATGATGAAGTTTTGTCTGCCACGTGCTAACAAGTGGTTTAAAATTATGAGAAGTAGTTTAATGTCAGTAGGCTGAACATAGCTGAATTTACATAAGCTATggatgtaatgaaaataaattatcacACTTTAGAAATCATATTTCAGAATTAGAACTGTGCTTCAGCATAAAAACTCTGCCGTTACTGAAGAATGTTAACTGCAATAATGTTATAAATGCCTGTGGAGATCTGTCGCTTCTGACTTCAGCCCTTGTGTTTTAGGCAAGAGAGCAGCTGAATTACATGCCTCTTAATTACATTGTCGTGTACTCAGATATATATTTCTTAAGTCTTCTTGAAGTATCATGTACAACCAGTTTATTGTTTTCAAGTACTGTCAGTACAATTCATTTTATGATTTTGTAAATGCAAGCAAAATTTCAATtccaaaggttttgtagaagtTAGTTtagatttcagtttcctttatAGCCctttcttaaaaaaccaaaccaaaaaacaaaaacaaaactctGAAGCAAAATGTTAGTATAATTGAAAGTAGTACGCATGGAACTTACGCTATACAAAAGACTGTATAATAAAAGTTGTTTGTTAGCTCATTTTTAAGTTACCTGTAGGATGAAGTCTGTAATCTTCTCAAGGAAAAAACTGTATCCTTTAAGCCTTTTTTGAGTTGTGTGTAGTGGGtatttatgtttctgttttatgaaacacaggattttttttttttttttgtggttgtggTTAATATGTTTATTAAGTCACTAGTAGCATGTATTTGCTTTAGGATTTTAAGGATTTTACTAAGCATTACtaatgtttctttaaataaaaatcagtatccTATCATGATTTGCTTGATTGTTCAAATACAGAGATTTGGAAGAGTGCCAACTCATCTATGAGCTCATCCATCTTTGTGTTGAAAGTCTAGTAATTGCATGTTCAGACTCTTCCTATGACTGGTGTGAATATGAGATTAGAACCCATTCAATTAACtaacaaaaacccaaccctctcTATAACATTACATGAGAGATAAATTATGCAGCCTTCCTATTTAATGAAATACTCTTGGGGTGTGCAAAAAAGtagaacatttcttttcctttttctccttaaataaattaatgaaatttctAGAAGAGTACTcataaatcaacatttaaaatctGCAAAGCTTTTTTGGGATAGTATTTTTCCCATCTAGTAGTTAGGAATAGATAACTTATTTTGCACACTGACAACAAAGTACTGCCTGATTTTTGAGGTAGAAGCAACATCGTTTTAAGATCttactttctgtcttttctccatTTAGGTGTATGACAGGGTTGCAGATGAAGTGGTTTTACCAATGGACAAGCGACTTAACAGACTAATGTCTCACTGTGGCCCAGTGACTGGgtgtatttttgctctttttgctgTTCTGAACTTCCTTTTCTTGGCATTTCTGAGGTGGATGACTCCAGATTCTGTTATTGATGTTGCAATAGATGCCACAGGACCTAAAGGTGCATGGACTAAACagtattttgggaggaaaaaaggaggagttAAAGAAGAACTTCCAAGCTCCTAAAATGCTcaaatggagagaaaagaacGCATCAGTCATGAAAGGTTTTAATGCTTGCTGATAGAGACATTACTCTTaaaattcttcagtttctttctgaaGTTCTCGGAAAGAAACTTGGTTAAATGTGCTACCTCACTTTAGGattatgttttaatttagttttgaatTCATGCAAATTTATGGACATCTCTTTTGCACTTAAAGCTGGGAGGAAAACATGGGTTTTTATATGTGTCAAAAGCCTTTGAGgcaaaaatacaagatttttctCAACAACTTGAATATTACAGAAACTGACTGTAAACTTTAGTAGTATTtgggaaagcaaaacacaaaaatggTTAGTTTACAGTAGTCCCTGCTAATTCCTGgtatttactgtgatttttattttgagacctatttaaaaatatgtaattaaaaacccaacaaaacacaccTTTTCTCTCCTAAGATGAAAATGGCACTTGAAATTAGTCATGAAGTCCATTACCATGGAAATTTCAGAGACTTAGTTCTAGCAGTTGTGTCCCGGTGACATTATTTTGCCTGCATAGCATTATTATTTTGAAGTTCTTCCCTAGTCAAAATTAGATCATCCTGTTGCTAAATCAAAACTCCATAATgaatttttgatatttttagaGGTGCTATATTTGTCCCGTTCACTTTCACTTTCACATGTGTGAAAGTCATGTAAAGcttatggcattttttt
The genomic region above belongs to Mycteria americana isolate JAX WOST 10 ecotype Jacksonville Zoo and Gardens chromosome 1, USCA_MyAme_1.0, whole genome shotgun sequence and contains:
- the PIGA gene encoding phosphatidylinositol N-acetylglucosaminyltransferase subunit A isoform X3, which translates into the protein MYNQSTATTLFHSLPLLRYIFVRERVTVVHAHSSFSAMAHDALFHAKTMGLRTVFTDHSLFGFADVSSVLTNKLLTVSLCDTNHIICVSYTSKENTVLRAALDPRIVSVIPNAVDPTDFTPDPTRRDDSTITIVVVSRLVYRKGIDLLSGIIPELCQKYPELHFLVGGEGPKRIVLEEVRERYQLHDRVRLLGALEHQDVRNVLVQGHIFLNTSLTEAFCMAIVEAASCGLQVVSTRVGGIPEVLPENLIILCEPSVKSLCDGLEKAIAQLRSGTLPSPETVHNKVKTFYTWRNVAERTEKVYDRVADEVVLPMDKRLNRLMSHCGPVTGCIFALFAVLNFLFLAFLRWMTPDSVIDVAIDATGPKGAWTKQYFGRKKGGVKEELPSS
- the PIGA gene encoding phosphatidylinositol N-acetylglucosaminyltransferase subunit A isoform X1, with translation MAPCGSPGRSGPGMAAGGPAGGAHSVCMVSDFFYPNMGGVESHVYQLSQCLIERGHKVLVVTHAYGRRKGVRYLTNGLKVYYLPLKVMYNQSTATTLFHSLPLLRYIFVRERVTVVHAHSSFSAMAHDALFHAKTMGLRTVFTDHSLFGFADVSSVLTNKLLTVSLCDTNHIICVSYTSKENTVLRAALDPRIVSVIPNAVDPTDFTPDPTRRDDSTITIVVVSRLVYRKGIDLLSGIIPELCQKYPELHFLVGGEGPKRIVLEEVRERYQLHDRVRLLGALEHQDVRNVLVQGHIFLNTSLTEAFCMAIVEAASCGLQVVSTRVGGIPEVLPENLIILCEPSVKSLCDGLEKAIAQLRSGTLPSPETVHNKVKTFYTWRNVAERTEKVYDRVADEVVLPMDKRLNRLMSHCGPVTGCIFALFAVLNFLFLAFLRWMTPDSVIDVAIDATGPKGAWTKQYFGRKKGGVKEELPSS
- the PIGA gene encoding phosphatidylinositol N-acetylglucosaminyltransferase subunit A isoform X2, which codes for MAAGGPAGGAHSVCMVSDFFYPNMGGVESHVYQLSQCLIERGHKVLVVTHAYGRRKGVRYLTNGLKVYYLPLKVMYNQSTATTLFHSLPLLRYIFVRERVTVVHAHSSFSAMAHDALFHAKTMGLRTVFTDHSLFGFADVSSVLTNKLLTVSLCDTNHIICVSYTSKENTVLRAALDPRIVSVIPNAVDPTDFTPDPTRRDDSTITIVVVSRLVYRKGIDLLSGIIPELCQKYPELHFLVGGEGPKRIVLEEVRERYQLHDRVRLLGALEHQDVRNVLVQGHIFLNTSLTEAFCMAIVEAASCGLQVVSTRVGGIPEVLPENLIILCEPSVKSLCDGLEKAIAQLRSGTLPSPETVHNKVKTFYTWRNVAERTEKVYDRVADEVVLPMDKRLNRLMSHCGPVTGCIFALFAVLNFLFLAFLRWMTPDSVIDVAIDATGPKGAWTKQYFGRKKGGVKEELPSS
- the PIGA gene encoding phosphatidylinositol N-acetylglucosaminyltransferase subunit A isoform X4, which codes for MAHDALFHAKTMGLRTVFTDHSLFGFADVSSVLTNKLLTVSLCDTNHIICVSYTSKENTVLRAALDPRIVSVIPNAVDPTDFTPDPTRRDDSTITIVVVSRLVYRKGIDLLSGIIPELCQKYPELHFLVGGEGPKRIVLEEVRERYQLHDRVRLLGALEHQDVRNVLVQGHIFLNTSLTEAFCMAIVEAASCGLQVVSTRVGGIPEVLPENLIILCEPSVKSLCDGLEKAIAQLRSGTLPSPETVHNKVKTFYTWRNVAERTEKVYDRVADEVVLPMDKRLNRLMSHCGPVTGCIFALFAVLNFLFLAFLRWMTPDSVIDVAIDATGPKGAWTKQYFGRKKGGVKEELPSS